CCCTGTCCGACCTCGGTTTCGACGACCCCGAGGCGGACGTGCCGCCGGCGAGCGCCGAGCGCGCCCGCGACCTGCTCGACGCGTTCGTGGACGGCCCCATCTTCGAGTACGAGGAGCGCCGGGACTACCCGGCTGACGACGTGACCTCGCGGCTCTCGGCCCATCTCAAGTGGGGAACCATCGGGATCCGGGAGGTGTACGACGCGACGGCGGACGCGATGGCAGCGGCCGAGTCAAAACCCGACGACGAGGCGGCGGACGCCGCCGAGTCCGTCGAGGAGTTCCAGTCGCAACTCGCCTGGCGGGAGTTCTACACGCACGTCCTGTTTTACAACCCCGAAGTGGTGTCGGAGAACTACAAGGCGTACGAGAACGCCATCGAGTGGCGCGAGGACCACGAGGCGCTGGACGCGTGGAAGCGGGGGAAGACGGGCTATCCGCTGGTCGACGCCGGGATGCGACAGCTCCGCGAGGAGGGGTGGATGCACAACCGCGTCCGGATGGTCGTCGCCGCGTTCCTGACGAAAGACCTCCTGATCGACTGGCGTGAAGGGTACGACTGGTTCCGGCAGAAGCTGGTCGACCACGACACCGCGAACGACAACGGCGGCTGGCAGTGGGCCGCCTCGACCGGCACGGACGCACAGCCGTACTTCCGGATCTTCAACCCGACGAGCCAGTGCGAGCAATACGACCCGGACGGCGAGTACGTCCGCGAGTACGTCCCGGAACTGCAGGACGCGACCGCCGGGCA
This sequence is a window from Halostella salina. Protein-coding genes within it:
- a CDS encoding cryptochrome/photolyase family protein; this encodes MRLHWHRRDLRVADNRALSRAAADGPVVPVFVFDPNVLAHGSPPRVAFMLDALDALREAYRERGSDLVVRQGDPREVLPDLADACGADGVTWAKDYSGLARERDAAVRRALDDADVARESVHDAVHHPPGSITTNDGDPYSVFTYFGRKWLDREKESPSDPPTADDLAAPDAVDPGELPTLSDLGFDDPEADVPPASAERARDLLDAFVDGPIFEYEERRDYPADDVTSRLSAHLKWGTIGIREVYDATADAMAAAESKPDDEAADAAESVEEFQSQLAWREFYTHVLFYNPEVVSENYKAYENAIEWREDHEALDAWKRGKTGYPLVDAGMRQLREEGWMHNRVRMVVAAFLTKDLLIDWREGYDWFRQKLVDHDTANDNGGWQWAASTGTDAQPYFRIFNPTSQCEQYDPDGEYVREYVPELQDATAGQIHEWPDLSLTERQRTAPGYPAPIVDHGERREEAIETFERARGDE